A window from Hallerella porci encodes these proteins:
- a CDS encoding SGNH/GDSL hydrolase family protein codes for MSPFRTLLAILAVFFLLGLLSFIFPAEGISFGSYTLRFPSLTEELRENAQVDSVTVNPEEQIQKMLEETRAKEFAEYADSLAFYEEFFRNGSTRFDFPDENIAWFDRFFQEIEEASDSGEVVHIVHYGDSQLEGDRITSTLREFLQTLWKGTGPGMVPPLADIPSFVFNGHSIGNLERHRIFGPASEHARHNKYGPLAQVTDLRGSATFTFKKSLHLKGYPHAGKFQKIRLLANKANLKTKLIYSATVSDTIFADSLPPKIVEKKKKFQANLPEVETFPGLSLYTWNLQYETESVTLTVSGNAELYTIALDANAGVAVDNVAMRGSSGTIFTKMDNALLASSLRAMNAKLIIMEYGGNLMPSVNKSNLDWVERILEKQILAIREAAPDADILFIGPADMSKKIGGRWNSFPSLEMTIEKIREIALRNGCAYWDMYRVMGGHNAMISWVKENLGGPDYIHFTRNGAARMGELLYQAIKLHYDHYRFRKSHGIDTEKWNEIHAFQNQEKSADTLIAQNDTLVLTPIEKIPEDDNFVLDSADEKSDFENADSIPSEISDSVNAAENAPTNELKEEFNESVDSASAEIRPENSPSEETP; via the coding sequence ATGTCGCCCTTTCGCACTCTTCTCGCGATTTTAGCGGTCTTTTTCTTACTCGGGCTTCTTTCGTTCATTTTTCCCGCCGAAGGAATTTCCTTTGGTAGTTATACTTTGCGGTTTCCATCGCTTACCGAAGAATTGCGTGAAAATGCGCAAGTCGATTCGGTAACCGTCAATCCCGAAGAACAAATTCAAAAAATGCTCGAAGAAACGCGAGCGAAAGAATTCGCCGAATACGCGGATTCTTTGGCTTTTTACGAAGAATTTTTCCGCAACGGTTCCACGCGTTTTGATTTTCCCGACGAAAACATCGCATGGTTTGACCGCTTTTTTCAAGAAATCGAAGAAGCGTCCGATTCGGGCGAAGTCGTTCACATTGTTCATTACGGCGATTCGCAACTCGAAGGCGACCGCATCACCTCCACTCTCCGCGAATTTTTGCAAACACTTTGGAAAGGAACAGGCCCGGGAATGGTGCCGCCTCTCGCCGACATTCCTTCCTTTGTTTTCAACGGACACAGCATCGGCAACTTAGAACGCCACCGCATTTTTGGTCCCGCGAGCGAACACGCGCGCCACAATAAATATGGGCCACTCGCCCAAGTTACCGATCTCCGCGGAAGCGCAACTTTCACATTCAAAAAAAGTTTGCATTTAAAAGGTTATCCGCACGCTGGAAAATTTCAAAAAATTCGATTGCTCGCTAACAAAGCCAATCTCAAAACAAAATTGATTTATAGCGCAACGGTTTCCGATACGATTTTCGCCGATTCTCTTCCACCAAAAATCGTTGAAAAAAAGAAAAAATTTCAAGCGAATCTTCCCGAAGTCGAAACTTTCCCTGGCCTTTCTCTTTACACGTGGAATTTGCAGTACGAAACCGAATCGGTGACCTTAACCGTTTCGGGAAATGCTGAACTTTACACCATCGCACTAGATGCAAACGCCGGCGTCGCCGTCGATAATGTCGCCATGCGCGGAAGCTCGGGAACGATTTTCACCAAAATGGATAACGCGCTTCTCGCAAGCAGTCTTCGCGCGATGAACGCCAAACTCATCATCATGGAATACGGCGGAAATTTAATGCCGAGTGTAAACAAATCCAATTTAGATTGGGTCGAACGCATTTTGGAAAAGCAAATTTTAGCGATCCGCGAAGCCGCTCCCGATGCAGACATTCTTTTCATCGGCCCCGCAGACATGTCCAAAAAAATCGGCGGACGTTGGAACAGTTTCCCAAGCCTCGAAATGACCATCGAAAAAATCCGCGAAATCGCACTGCGTAACGGCTGCGCTTATTGGGATATGTATCGCGTCATGGGCGGACACAATGCGATGATTTCTTGGGTAAAAGAAAATCTCGGCGGTCCCGACTACATTCACTTTACGCGAAACGGCGCAGCGCGCATGGGCGAACTCCTTTATCAAGCGATTAAATTACACTACGATCATTATCGTTTCCGGAAAAGTCACGGCATCGATACCGAAAAATGGAACGAAATTCACGCATTTCAAAATCAAGAAAAATCCGCCGACACTTTAATCGCCCAAAACGATACTCTCGTTTTAACGCCGATAGAAAAAATTCCCGAAGACGATAACTTCGTACTCGATAGCGCCGACGAAAAAAGCGATTTTGAAAATGCAGATTCCATTCCGAGTGAAATAAGCGATTCGGTAAACGCAGCAGAAAATGCGCCAACGAATGAATTGAAAGAAGAATTCAACGAAAGCGTCGATTCCGCTAGCGCAGAAATTCGCCCCGAAAATTCCCCGTCGGAGGAAACTCCATGA
- the hisS gene encoding histidine--tRNA ligase translates to MTNVKMQTPPLPKGTRDFYPESMRIQNYIFDTWRKAALRFGYEEYEGPMFEHLELYTGKSGEEIVSQLYDFMDKGDRHIALRPEMTPTLARLVIQKGNSLRKPFKWFSMPRLFRYERAQKGRLREFFQLNLDIIGTESIYAEADLLSAIASMLKDFGLQADDFYIGVSSRKLLNAYLEEIGVSDVSKVYPVLDRRLKIDKRDFYAELADAGLSEEQTKKLDELMDCKSIDAVAEKLQSENAKAALDEIRQLFKTLEFSGAGKSVALDLSIVRGLAYYTGIVFEVFDKGKSMRAIAGGGRYDSLTEKLGGPKVPGVGFGMGDVVLANLLEERGLLPSNKQSLDFFVASFTNDMDKIFAVASELRNRGFDVNHPLSPVKLGKQMEQANAQGAKVVVYVDGDKAPAGGFEYKILATGTSGAGTLDEIAALAK, encoded by the coding sequence ATGACAAACGTTAAGATGCAGACTCCTCCGCTTCCCAAGGGAACGCGCGACTTTTACCCCGAATCCATGCGGATTCAAAATTATATTTTCGACACTTGGCGCAAAGCTGCGCTCCGTTTTGGCTACGAAGAATACGAAGGTCCGATGTTCGAACATTTGGAACTTTACACCGGAAAATCCGGCGAAGAAATCGTAAGCCAACTCTACGATTTTATGGATAAAGGCGATCGCCATATTGCGCTCCGCCCCGAAATGACGCCGACTCTCGCCCGCTTAGTCATTCAAAAAGGCAACTCGTTAAGAAAGCCGTTTAAGTGGTTCAGTATGCCGCGTCTTTTCCGCTATGAACGTGCGCAAAAAGGTCGTCTTCGCGAATTTTTCCAGCTGAATTTAGACATCATCGGAACAGAAAGCATTTATGCCGAAGCGGATTTGCTCTCGGCGATTGCGTCGATGCTCAAAGATTTCGGTCTTCAGGCGGATGATTTTTACATCGGCGTTTCGAGCCGTAAATTGCTCAACGCTTACCTCGAAGAAATCGGCGTTTCCGATGTTTCCAAAGTTTATCCGGTTTTGGACCGCCGCTTAAAAATTGACAAGCGCGACTTTTACGCAGAACTCGCCGACGCAGGACTTTCCGAAGAGCAAACGAAAAAGCTCGATGAATTGATGGACTGCAAAAGCATTGATGCGGTCGCCGAAAAATTGCAAAGCGAAAATGCAAAAGCTGCCCTCGACGAAATTCGTCAATTATTCAAAACCCTCGAATTTTCGGGCGCAGGAAAATCCGTTGCACTCGACCTTTCGATCGTCCGCGGGCTCGCTTATTATACAGGCATCGTCTTCGAAGTTTTTGACAAAGGCAAATCGATGCGCGCCATCGCAGGCGGTGGCCGATACGATAGCTTAACCGAAAAACTCGGCGGACCAAAAGTTCCCGGCGTCGGATTCGGCATGGGCGACGTTGTCCTCGCAAACCTTCTCGAAGAACGCGGGCTCTTGCCTTCGAACAAGCAATCTCTCGACTTTTTCGTCGCCAGTTTCACCAACGATATGGATAAAATTTTTGCCGTCGCTAGTGAACTGCGCAACCGCGGATTCGATGTCAACCACCCGCTTTCTCCGGTAAAACTCGGCAAGCAAATGGAACAAGCCAATGCGCAAGGCGCAAAAGTCGTCGTCTATGTCGATGGCGATAAAGCTCCTGCCGGCGGATTTGAATATAAAATTCTCGCCACCGGAACATCGGGCGCAGGAACTCTCGACGAAATCGCGGCACTTGCGAAATAA
- the surE gene encoding 5'/3'-nucleotidase SurE, which translates to MSGNTQPKILLVNDDGFRSPYLERFALSLTEVATVYVVAPETEQSGVSHAFCGFLGHSLRKIAGKEPLEFYALSGSPADCAKFAIKKLFRDEKIDCVFSGPNKGENAGVSSLYSGTVAGAREAALWGIPAIAVSFALNSDFQISEKMEKEAARFAKTILQSKLYEKIPAHTFWNVNYPDDKIPFAGYRVARQNVSMFTDYYVEKEGKYFLEGYKVPETFAEKSDDLVLSQGYASITPMTVDQTLESDLTPLDREIQKVFLR; encoded by the coding sequence ATGTCGGGAAATACACAGCCGAAAATTTTACTGGTAAACGATGACGGGTTTCGTAGCCCGTATTTGGAACGTTTTGCGCTTTCGCTTACGGAAGTGGCGACGGTTTATGTCGTCGCACCCGAGACCGAGCAAAGCGGAGTTTCCCATGCATTTTGCGGATTTTTGGGACATTCTCTTCGGAAAATTGCAGGCAAAGAACCGCTAGAATTTTATGCGCTTTCCGGTTCCCCTGCAGACTGCGCCAAATTCGCCATCAAAAAATTATTCCGCGACGAAAAAATTGACTGCGTTTTTTCGGGTCCGAATAAAGGCGAAAATGCCGGCGTTTCTTCTCTTTATTCGGGAACGGTCGCCGGTGCCCGCGAAGCGGCTCTTTGGGGGATTCCTGCGATTGCGGTTTCGTTTGCGCTCAATTCCGATTTTCAAATTTCAGAGAAAATGGAAAAAGAAGCGGCGCGATTTGCCAAAACGATTTTGCAGTCGAAATTGTATGAAAAAATTCCGGCGCATACATTTTGGAATGTGAATTATCCCGACGATAAAATTCCTTTTGCGGGTTACCGCGTGGCGCGCCAGAACGTTTCCATGTTTACCGATTATTATGTGGAAAAAGAGGGCAAGTATTTTTTAGAGGGCTATAAAGTGCCCGAAACATTTGCTGAAAAATCCGACGATCTCGTCTTGAGCCAAGGCTACGCGTCCATTACACCGATGACGGTGGATCAAACTTTGGAAAGCGACCTGACCCCGCTGGATCGAGAAATTCAAAAAGTTTTTTTAAGATAA